One part of the Cyclobacteriaceae bacterium genome encodes these proteins:
- a CDS encoding AraC family transcriptional regulator ligand-binding domain-containing protein — translation MHAQMSIIRDIVYASVSHGANFSKFCADLGIAPEDLNNSEKLVDFEPAARVWDIALEQTGDPLLGLHIGEEISPGILGMTGYLMQNCRSLREAMLAFCKFNNVFSTIFEYRVHDEKNLTRIHFQPHEFWIKKYPESARQSVEISMSGLLRLFRLLVDKKVVPAKAELVYPKRSIEEYERILSCQIKFSSDKNALTFDENTVKLSVSRHDVSLFSFFNAALQQKLDEQTKLKGFAETLKTQILTKFKGQVPPIEIAASTLGLTTRSLQRKLKEENLNYRELGNHIKKELTGSILKNGNVKVKDIAVLLGYSDSSAFRKAFKKWNFDTR, via the coding sequence ATGCATGCACAAATGTCCATCATCCGCGATATTGTCTACGCATCCGTTTCGCATGGGGCGAACTTTTCAAAATTTTGCGCTGATCTTGGCATCGCCCCAGAAGATTTGAACAACTCGGAAAAGCTGGTTGACTTTGAGCCTGCCGCCAGGGTGTGGGACATTGCCCTTGAACAAACGGGTGATCCATTGCTGGGGCTTCACATCGGAGAGGAAATAAGCCCCGGGATATTGGGCATGACAGGGTACCTGATGCAAAACTGCAGATCGCTTCGTGAAGCGATGCTCGCCTTTTGCAAATTCAACAACGTGTTTTCAACTATTTTTGAATATCGTGTTCACGATGAAAAAAATTTAACCCGCATACATTTTCAACCGCACGAATTCTGGATAAAGAAGTATCCTGAAAGCGCCCGTCAATCGGTTGAAATTTCTATGTCTGGGTTACTTCGCTTATTTCGTTTGCTTGTTGACAAGAAAGTTGTACCTGCTAAAGCCGAACTGGTCTATCCTAAACGATCCATCGAAGAATATGAGCGGATTTTAAGCTGCCAAATAAAATTTAGTTCGGATAAAAATGCACTGACTTTTGACGAGAATACTGTAAAGCTATCGGTCAGCCGACATGATGTCTCCTTGTTCTCATTCTTCAATGCCGCTTTGCAACAAAAATTGGACGAACAAACCAAGCTGAAGGGTTTTGCCGAGACCTTGAAAACACAGATACTGACAAAATTTAAAGGGCAGGTACCCCCTATTGAAATAGCAGCTTCCACACTAGGTTTAACAACCCGGTCGTTGCAACGAAAACTGAAAGAAGAGAACTTAAACTACCGCGAATTAGGCAATCATATAAAAAAAGAACTTACCGGAAGTATACTGAAAAACGGAAATGTTAAAGTGAAAGATATTGCTGTACTGCTTGGATACTCGGATTCAAGTGCATTCAGAAAAGCTTTTAAGAAATGGAACTTCGATACCAGGTGA
- a CDS encoding c-type cytochrome: MKKFFKWTSYLLFTIVLVVCVFYAYAFFSTRARLATKYDITLQPIDITSDSVILSEGARLMTIKGCRDCHGDDLGGKVWLDDPMLGRIVAPNLTRGRGGLPSDYTSHDWLTALKHGLSRNKTPLIIMPANEFSTLTQHDMNALIAYGQQLEDVDRELPKLQIGFLGYLLTSLDAIPMIPAEKIDHTRQLSKAIAHEVTVDFGKYLSVACEGCHRKNMKGGSPVAPGFPEVADITASGNVGDWSEAEFIGTLRTGKTPEGKILKQEEMPWMLTQHYTDVELKALYLYLKSL; the protein is encoded by the coding sequence ATGAAAAAGTTTTTCAAATGGACATCATATTTACTGTTCACTATTGTGCTAGTGGTGTGTGTGTTTTATGCGTATGCATTCTTTTCTACCCGCGCACGCCTTGCAACGAAATACGACATCACCCTTCAACCTATTGACATCACAAGCGATTCTGTAATCCTCTCAGAAGGCGCCAGGCTAATGACGATTAAAGGTTGTCGCGATTGCCACGGTGATGACCTGGGCGGTAAGGTGTGGTTGGATGATCCGATGTTGGGCCGGATAGTGGCACCAAACCTTACGCGCGGAAGAGGCGGACTCCCCAGTGACTACACTTCACATGATTGGTTGACGGCATTGAAGCATGGCCTTAGCCGAAACAAAACACCACTCATCATTATGCCTGCCAATGAGTTTTCAACACTTACGCAACACGATATGAATGCGCTGATAGCGTATGGCCAGCAATTGGAAGATGTTGATCGGGAGTTACCAAAATTACAAATAGGTTTTTTGGGCTACTTGCTCACCAGCCTGGATGCAATACCCATGATACCGGCTGAAAAGATTGACCACACCCGGCAACTGAGTAAGGCGATTGCCCATGAAGTAACGGTTGACTTCGGAAAATACTTGTCGGTTGCCTGTGAAGGTTGTCACCGGAAAAATATGAAGGGTGGTTCTCCCGTTGCCCCGGGATTTCCTGAAGTGGCAGATATCACAGCAAGCGGAAATGTGGGCGACTGGTCGGAAGCAGAATTTATTGGTACACTTCGCACAGGAAAAACACCGGAAGGGAAAATTCTTAAGCAAGAAGAAATGCCGTGGATGCTTACCCAACACTATACTGATGTTGAGTTGAAGGCCCTTTACCTCTACCTGAAAAGCTTGTAG
- a CDS encoding cupin domain-containing protein produces the protein MRKRVFINPQIGDKATLIKSAEETNGEYSLIEIELVPGGGNMVHAHDLFSESFRVLEGELSITVDQCELTLHSGDAYTVEPNHFHCFRNKTENPVKFIVTLTPGHIGFEKSLAIAYGLAEDGEMNKDGIPNKFSHLSILAAMGGTKLPGPLRLMMPIFKMIALFRKRTALMLEQKYCHIS, from the coding sequence ATGCGAAAAAGAGTCTTTATAAATCCACAGATTGGCGATAAAGCAACGCTTATAAAAAGCGCTGAAGAAACCAATGGCGAATATTCCCTCATTGAAATTGAACTGGTACCGGGTGGAGGAAATATGGTTCATGCTCACGATCTGTTTTCAGAATCCTTCCGGGTGCTGGAGGGTGAATTATCCATTACAGTAGATCAGTGCGAGTTAACATTGCATTCGGGGGATGCCTATACAGTGGAGCCGAATCATTTTCATTGCTTCCGGAACAAAACAGAAAATCCAGTGAAGTTCATAGTAACCCTTACACCAGGTCATATTGGTTTTGAAAAATCGTTGGCTATTGCATACGGTTTGGCTGAAGATGGAGAAATGAACAAAGACGGTATACCAAACAAATTTTCACACCTGTCTATATTGGCAGCCATGGGAGGAACCAAACTGCCAGGCCCGCTTCGATTAATGATGCCAATATTCAAGATGATTGCCTTATTTCGCAAAAGAACTGCATTGATGCTGGAGCAAAAGTATTGCCATATCAGTTAA
- a CDS encoding GNAT family N-acetyltransferase, which translates to MQQVSQNIIIKKLDQGESIPYDLLLLADPSKKKVDEYLEKSEVFVAMEGNEILGVLTLYPLTEDTVEIKNVAVKFEFQGQGIGSFLIKDAIHRSAIKKLKTILIGTANSSIWQLCLYQKLGFEITDIKRNFFIQNYPEPIFENAIQARHMIVLSLKLTDQA; encoded by the coding sequence ATGCAACAAGTCAGTCAAAACATCATCATCAAAAAACTTGACCAGGGAGAATCCATACCTTATGACCTGTTGTTATTAGCCGACCCTTCAAAAAAAAAGGTAGACGAATATTTAGAAAAGTCGGAAGTGTTTGTGGCAATGGAAGGGAATGAAATCCTTGGAGTTCTGACATTATATCCACTAACCGAAGATACAGTTGAAATAAAGAACGTTGCCGTTAAGTTTGAATTTCAAGGGCAGGGCATTGGAAGTTTCTTGATTAAAGATGCTATACACAGGTCGGCTATCAAAAAGCTCAAAACTATTCTCATTGGAACAGCTAATTCCAGTATCTGGCAATTGTGTCTATACCAAAAACTGGGTTTTGAAATTACCGACATAAAAAGGAATTTCTTTATCCAGAATTATCCTGAGCCCATTTTTGAAAACGCCATTCAAGCCAGGCATATGATTGTTTTATCACTAAAACTGACAGATCAAGCATGA
- a CDS encoding VOC family protein yields the protein MNLNQVTVPSLDLSKAISFYQTLGLTLIVEALPYYARLQCPEGNATFSLHLVEQLPTGYGVNIYFECDGLDKNVQELISKGIEFEELPNDKNWLWREARLKDPDGNQLILYYAGVNRLNPPWRLKA from the coding sequence ATGAATTTAAACCAGGTTACCGTCCCGTCTTTAGATCTTTCAAAGGCAATTTCATTTTACCAGACATTGGGTTTAACACTTATCGTGGAGGCACTTCCTTACTATGCAAGGTTACAGTGCCCGGAAGGAAATGCTACCTTTTCCTTGCATTTGGTTGAGCAACTTCCTACAGGCTATGGCGTGAATATCTATTTTGAGTGTGATGGTCTAGATAAGAATGTCCAGGAGTTGATAAGCAAAGGAATTGAGTTTGAGGAATTGCCGAACGATAAAAACTGGTTATGGAGAGAAGCCCGGTTGAAAGATCCGGATGGCAATCAATTGATTTTGTACTATGCCGGTGTTAACCGATTAAATCCGCCCTGGCGACTGAAGGCGTAA
- a CDS encoding copper-translocating P-type ATPase: MSTIKQTFPVLEMTCAACAVSVESMLKSTKGVKEASVNYANQTALVEFDPAATNPTDLQQVVRAIGYDLVVDVEDPQTIKEEAQQKHYQEIKNRTIWSAVLSIPVVIIGMFFMDWKTGTYISMLLSAPVVFYFGRSFFVHAFKQAKFGKANMDTLVALSTGIAFLFSLFNTFFPEFWHSRGIHAHVYYEAAAVVITFITLGKLLEERAKSSTSSAIKKLMGLQPKTVRAKVDGVEMELPIAAVKVGYTILVRPGEKIPVDGVVTSGSSYVDESMISGEPVPVEKMAGEKVFVGTINQKGSFEFEAQKVGADTVLAHIIKMVQEAQGSKAPVQKLVDKIAGIFVPIVIGISILTFIAWLAIGGDDAFTHALLTSITVLVIACPCALGLATPTAIMVGVGKGAENNILIKDAESLELAHQINAIILDKTGTITEGKPQVAAFEWLEGIENTDHLRSILYALEKKSEHPLAEAVTSYLKGPAETKLESFESITGKGVKGTVNGITYYVGSKNLLEESNCMGCASLDAKAEEWKANANTVVWFADSRKVLAAIAIADKIKVSSKAAIEALQKKGIDVYMLTGDNEQTAKAVAKQVGLKHYKAEVLPSDKAEFIKQLQAEGKVVAMVGDGINDAHALAQANVSMAMGKGTDIAMDVAKITLITSDLQSIPKALNLSTKTVMGIRQNLFWAFIYNVIGIPIAAGVLYPINGFLLDPMIAGAAMALSSVSVVTNSLRLRFAKI, translated from the coding sequence ATGTCAACCATCAAACAAACCTTCCCCGTACTGGAAATGACCTGTGCCGCCTGTGCCGTTAGCGTGGAGTCAATGCTAAAAAGTACGAAAGGTGTAAAAGAGGCTTCGGTCAACTATGCCAACCAAACAGCTTTGGTGGAATTTGATCCGGCCGCAACCAACCCCACTGATTTACAGCAGGTCGTGCGCGCCATCGGCTACGACCTGGTGGTAGATGTGGAAGATCCGCAAACCATAAAAGAGGAAGCGCAGCAAAAGCACTATCAGGAAATTAAAAACCGTACCATCTGGTCGGCTGTATTATCAATACCGGTAGTGATCATCGGTATGTTTTTTATGGATTGGAAAACAGGAACCTATATATCCATGCTCCTATCAGCACCTGTAGTTTTTTATTTTGGCCGGTCTTTCTTTGTGCATGCTTTCAAGCAAGCCAAATTTGGAAAAGCCAACATGGATACGCTCGTGGCACTCTCCACCGGCATTGCATTTTTGTTCAGTTTATTCAACACATTCTTTCCCGAGTTCTGGCACAGCCGTGGTATTCATGCGCATGTGTACTACGAAGCAGCAGCCGTAGTGATCACGTTCATCACATTGGGAAAACTTCTGGAAGAACGCGCGAAGTCCAGCACCTCATCGGCCATCAAAAAACTGATGGGCCTACAACCTAAAACTGTTCGTGCCAAGGTAGATGGCGTAGAAATGGAGTTGCCGATTGCGGCAGTGAAGGTGGGCTACACCATACTGGTACGGCCCGGTGAAAAAATTCCGGTGGATGGGGTAGTAACATCGGGCTCTTCTTATGTAGATGAAAGCATGATCAGCGGAGAGCCCGTACCGGTAGAAAAAATGGCCGGTGAAAAAGTGTTTGTCGGCACCATCAACCAGAAAGGCAGCTTTGAATTTGAAGCGCAGAAAGTCGGTGCGGATACGGTGCTCGCACACATCATCAAAATGGTGCAGGAAGCACAAGGCAGCAAAGCGCCCGTGCAAAAACTGGTGGATAAAATTGCCGGAATTTTTGTGCCCATTGTTATCGGAATTTCTATACTCACTTTCATTGCATGGCTGGCGATTGGTGGTGATGACGCCTTCACGCATGCCTTGCTTACATCAATAACCGTTCTGGTAATAGCTTGTCCCTGTGCGCTGGGATTAGCAACACCAACAGCCATTATGGTGGGCGTTGGCAAAGGCGCTGAAAACAATATCCTCATTAAAGATGCCGAAAGCCTGGAACTGGCCCATCAGATAAACGCCATCATTCTCGATAAAACCGGAACGATCACCGAAGGCAAACCGCAGGTAGCAGCCTTTGAATGGCTGGAGGGAATTGAAAACACGGATCACCTCCGCTCAATTCTTTATGCACTTGAGAAAAAGTCAGAGCATCCGTTAGCCGAGGCTGTAACTTCTTATTTGAAAGGCCCTGCCGAAACTAAACTGGAGTCTTTCGAAAGCATTACAGGCAAGGGTGTAAAAGGCACTGTTAACGGCATAACCTACTATGTTGGGAGCAAGAATTTATTGGAAGAGTCTAACTGCATGGGGTGTGCCAGTCTGGATGCCAAAGCAGAGGAGTGGAAGGCAAACGCCAATACAGTGGTCTGGTTTGCCGATTCGCGAAAGGTTCTGGCTGCCATCGCCATTGCCGATAAAATAAAAGTTTCATCCAAAGCCGCTATCGAAGCCCTGCAAAAGAAGGGCATCGATGTGTACATGCTTACCGGTGATAATGAGCAAACTGCTAAGGCCGTTGCAAAACAAGTAGGACTGAAACACTACAAAGCCGAAGTGCTTCCTTCCGATAAGGCAGAATTCATTAAACAACTTCAGGCAGAAGGTAAGGTAGTAGCCATGGTGGGCGATGGCATCAACGATGCCCATGCACTGGCCCAGGCCAATGTAAGTATGGCCATGGGCAAAGGCACCGACATTGCCATGGATGTGGCAAAGATAACCCTAATCACTTCGGATCTTCAATCCATACCGAAGGCCTTGAACTTATCTACTAAAACTGTAATGGGCATCCGCCAGAATTTGTTCTGGGCCTTTATTTACAACGTGATCGGTATTCCCATCGCGGCCGGTGTTCTGTACCCTATTAACGGCTTTTTGTTAGATCCAATGATTGCCGGGGCAGCCATGGCACTCAGTTCGGTAAGTGTGGTAACTAATAGTTTACGGTTACGGTTTGCGAAGATTTGA
- a CDS encoding APC family permease, with product MSSTSPNLNRQLGLLGLTATGICSMIGASIYVVPFMIQRNVSGIGPYVLPAFLFAAFPAALAALAYTILSSAMPRAGGSYIYASRALHPYLGFVASFSQWFGLSIVIGVVSYVIVPFLRDVASALQLIDVAKFLDTGVVRVALSLLFLWTFVYVNIRGVKLYQRTLIPLMLLMFALGAIVVISGLSFNHQDFAAALFEKEGREVVQQDAVFHWPTFLSASTLLFASFIGFDSIAQAGGEAKNPSRNLPRAIGLAILTVSFFYIVFTLSVYHAVPWYFVAQESLVKDITAPGLLSYVLPSGWAVLIVLGATIALLNDLPAMILSVSRLMFSWAEDGIFPKQLSAVHPKLHTPHRAIVLSGVMASIGILGSHFAGDFFLGIDIMVTSMLVNFLLMCVSVVGLPNRNPALAARIAIFTSRPLQLVLAIGGIVLLASFLIIHITKDLSSTVAAWYFHSTPVWIIVMLMASFIFYVQWQRLKNAGVDTKKLFSELPPE from the coding sequence ATGTCTTCCACATCACCAAACCTGAACCGGCAGTTAGGGCTTTTGGGCCTTACCGCAACTGGCATTTGCTCCATGATAGGTGCTTCCATTTATGTAGTACCTTTTATGATCCAACGCAACGTGTCGGGCATTGGGCCATACGTGTTGCCTGCTTTTTTGTTTGCCGCTTTTCCCGCGGCATTGGCAGCGTTGGCCTACACCATCTTGTCGTCCGCCATGCCGCGTGCTGGCGGAAGTTATATTTATGCCAGCCGAGCGTTGCATCCATACCTTGGTTTTGTGGCCAGTTTCTCGCAGTGGTTCGGACTTTCCATTGTTATTGGCGTGGTGTCGTATGTTATTGTGCCCTTTCTACGTGATGTAGCTTCAGCGCTTCAGTTGATTGACGTGGCAAAATTTTTAGACACAGGTGTGGTGCGTGTTGCGCTGTCGTTACTTTTTCTGTGGACGTTTGTATATGTAAACATCCGTGGTGTAAAACTGTATCAGCGTACACTCATTCCGTTAATGCTGCTCATGTTTGCGTTGGGCGCCATTGTTGTGATTTCCGGATTGAGCTTTAACCATCAGGACTTCGCAGCAGCATTGTTTGAAAAGGAGGGAAGGGAAGTAGTGCAGCAGGATGCGGTTTTTCACTGGCCTACATTTCTTTCAGCATCAACTTTGTTGTTCGCAAGTTTTATCGGGTTTGATTCTATCGCGCAAGCAGGTGGTGAAGCTAAAAATCCTTCGCGGAATTTACCCCGTGCTATTGGTTTGGCTATACTCACAGTAAGTTTTTTCTATATCGTTTTCACCCTTTCGGTGTATCATGCGGTGCCCTGGTATTTTGTTGCGCAGGAGTCGCTGGTGAAAGATATAACCGCACCTGGTTTGTTGAGCTATGTGCTTCCTTCAGGTTGGGCTGTGCTTATTGTGTTGGGCGCGACCATAGCGCTGCTCAACGATTTGCCGGCTATGATTCTTTCTGTTTCCCGGCTCATGTTTTCCTGGGCTGAGGATGGCATCTTTCCAAAACAACTTTCAGCGGTTCATCCCAAACTTCATACACCGCACCGCGCCATTGTGCTTAGCGGGGTAATGGCTTCCATCGGCATATTAGGCAGTCACTTTGCCGGAGATTTTTTTCTGGGTATTGATATCATGGTTACATCCATGCTGGTCAACTTTCTGTTGATGTGTGTTTCGGTTGTTGGGCTTCCTAATCGTAATCCGGCATTAGCTGCGCGGATTGCCATATTTACATCAAGACCTTTGCAATTGGTATTGGCCATTGGAGGCATTGTGTTGTTAGCATCATTTCTGATTATCCATATCACTAAAGATCTGTCATCAACGGTTGCTGCCTGGTATTTTCATTCTACGCCTGTTTGGATTATCGTGATGCTGATGGCTTCATTTATTTTCTATGTGCAATGGCAAAGACTTAAGAATGCAGGCGTAGACACAAAGAAATTATTTTCTGAACTTCCACCGGAATAG
- a CDS encoding aldo/keto reductase — protein sequence MNTSKYIELAPGLTICRAVTGLWQIADLERDGTKVEAEKAAAAMDAYAKAGFTTFDMADHYGSAEEIAGVFQTKYAKGKAQLLTKWVPTPGTIKRQQVRDAVERALERMQSAQIDLMQFHAWSYAHPSWVDALLWLQELKNEGLIRYIGLTNFDSAHLSIVINSGIEVVSNQVCYSLLDQRAAGRMAEICKKYSVKLLAFGTVAGGFLSEKWLNKPEPVLNDSLTWSQMKYKRFIDTAGGWDVFQTLLSTLDQVAKKYNVGIANIASKYMLEQPAVGGVIIGARLGQSEHITENEKLFSFELDSESKRKIALALSMLKPIPGDCGDEYRKPPFLTASGDLSHHVESFPAPYPAVQGSDRRSKALSGTVWEDLAGFSRAVRKGNRILVSGTTATHGSKAMCGNDPAAQTHFIIDKIEGAIQSLGGTLNDVVRTRIFIRNINDWEPIARAHGERFKDIQPANTMVKAELIGDEYLVEMEAEAIVE from the coding sequence ATGAACACATCAAAATACATTGAACTCGCCCCCGGTCTGACCATTTGTCGGGCGGTAACCGGTTTATGGCAAATAGCCGATCTCGAACGCGATGGAACCAAAGTGGAAGCTGAAAAAGCTGCTGCCGCGATGGATGCTTATGCAAAGGCAGGCTTCACCACGTTTGACATGGCCGATCATTATGGATCAGCGGAAGAAATAGCCGGAGTGTTTCAAACAAAATACGCAAAAGGGAAAGCGCAACTATTGACCAAATGGGTACCGACACCTGGAACGATTAAGCGGCAGCAAGTTCGTGATGCAGTTGAACGAGCGCTTGAGCGTATGCAATCAGCGCAAATTGACCTGATGCAATTTCATGCCTGGAGTTATGCGCATCCATCATGGGTTGATGCCTTGTTGTGGTTGCAGGAACTAAAGAATGAAGGGTTGATCAGGTACATCGGCCTTACCAATTTTGATAGCGCTCACTTAAGTATTGTAATCAACAGTGGTATTGAAGTTGTCTCCAATCAGGTGTGTTATTCGCTGCTTGATCAGCGGGCCGCGGGCCGGATGGCGGAGATTTGCAAAAAGTATAGTGTAAAGTTACTTGCATTCGGTACTGTGGCCGGTGGTTTTCTTTCAGAGAAGTGGTTGAATAAACCTGAACCAGTATTGAATGATTCGCTCACATGGTCGCAAATGAAATACAAGCGCTTTATTGATACTGCTGGAGGATGGGATGTATTTCAAACCTTGTTGAGTACACTCGATCAGGTGGCGAAAAAATATAATGTAGGTATAGCCAATATTGCCAGCAAGTATATGCTGGAGCAGCCGGCTGTTGGCGGGGTAATTATTGGCGCCCGGTTAGGGCAAAGTGAACATATCACAGAAAATGAGAAACTGTTTTCATTTGAATTGGATAGCGAAAGCAAGAGAAAGATCGCTCTTGCACTATCCATGCTGAAGCCAATACCTGGTGATTGTGGCGATGAGTATCGCAAGCCGCCATTCTTAACGGCATCGGGAGACCTGAGTCATCATGTGGAAAGTTTTCCAGCGCCCTATCCGGCTGTTCAGGGAAGCGATAGAAGAAGCAAAGCCTTAAGCGGAACGGTTTGGGAAGATCTGGCAGGGTTCAGCAGGGCGGTTAGAAAAGGAAATCGCATTTTGGTTTCCGGTACAACGGCAACGCATGGCTCAAAAGCAATGTGTGGAAATGATCCTGCAGCGCAAACTCATTTTATTATCGATAAGATTGAAGGAGCCATTCAGTCACTTGGCGGAACATTGAACGATGTTGTCCGGACAAGAATTTTCATTCGCAACATTAATGATTGGGAGCCCATTGCCCGTGCTCATGGTGAGCGATTCAAGGACATTCAACCGGCAAACACTATGGTGAAAGCTGAATTGATTGGTGATGAGTACCTGGTGGAAATGGAAGCGGAGGCCATTGTTGAGTAA
- a CDS encoding helix-turn-helix transcriptional regulator has translation MPIIVNLDVMMAKRKMSLNELSEKVDLTLANLSILKTGKAKAIRFSTLEAICKALDCQPGDILEYTEK, from the coding sequence ATGCCAATTATTGTAAACCTGGATGTGATGATGGCGAAGCGGAAAATGTCGTTGAATGAACTTTCGGAGAAAGTTGATCTGACCCTTGCCAATCTTTCTATACTTAAAACCGGAAAAGCTAAAGCCATTCGTTTCAGTACACTGGAGGCTATTTGTAAAGCGTTGGATTGCCAGCCCGGGGATATATTGGAGTACACAGAAAAATAA
- a CDS encoding DUF2975 domain-containing protein, translating to MDTKTRTEQILVIMRVLAWIAFIGLTIKVGAILTSYAVSCVNPTAAKDLYRGLDFYKLSQHNFWYYSQFVSFLVVYIGLKAYMIFLVIRSLSKVNLANPFTNEVARILERISYTLLAIWIIAQLNNTHASWLLKKTDMTLGDLATGEFLFMAGLVFIISQVFKRGVEIQSENELTV from the coding sequence ATGGACACAAAAACGAGAACTGAACAAATACTGGTAATCATGCGTGTACTGGCATGGATTGCATTCATTGGCCTAACGATCAAGGTAGGGGCAATCCTTACTTCTTATGCAGTAAGTTGTGTAAACCCAACAGCAGCAAAAGATTTATATAGAGGACTGGATTTCTATAAGCTCAGCCAGCATAACTTTTGGTATTACTCTCAATTTGTTTCTTTCTTAGTTGTTTATATCGGCTTGAAAGCATACATGATTTTTCTGGTCATTAGAAGTCTTTCGAAAGTAAACCTGGCAAACCCTTTTACCAACGAAGTTGCCCGTATTCTGGAAAGGATCAGTTATACACTTTTAGCAATCTGGATTATTGCCCAATTGAATAATACACACGCCAGTTGGTTACTGAAAAAAACTGATATGACACTTGGAGATCTTGCCACAGGAGAATTTCTCTTTATGGCAGGTCTTGTATTCATTATTTCACAAGTGTTTAAGCGTGGTGTAGAAATTCAATCAGAAAACGAATTAACCGTTTGA
- a CDS encoding helix-turn-helix transcriptional regulator, producing the protein MTLYIKNMVCNRCIMAVEQLLHKFGHVPEKVSLGEVILQNDLSEENLKQLDSELIALGFERIDDRKARLIEGIKNKIIQLIHHTDRVNLKHNWSDILSEELHYEYNYLSNLFSSVEGITLEQYIIRQKIERAKELLFYDELNLSQIADRLGYSSVAHLSAQFKKVTGLTPSELKKSREFDKVRKPLDSIQ; encoded by the coding sequence ATGACACTCTACATCAAAAATATGGTTTGTAATCGGTGCATCATGGCCGTGGAGCAATTGCTCCATAAATTTGGTCACGTACCTGAAAAGGTTTCACTAGGCGAAGTTATTTTGCAAAATGATTTATCGGAAGAAAACCTAAAACAGCTCGACAGTGAATTAATAGCTTTAGGTTTCGAACGGATTGACGATCGAAAGGCCCGGTTGATTGAAGGCATCAAAAATAAAATCATTCAGCTTATTCACCATACCGACAGGGTAAATCTGAAACACAACTGGTCGGATATTCTTTCGGAAGAATTACACTACGAATACAATTACCTCAGCAACCTGTTTTCATCAGTGGAAGGTATCACGCTGGAGCAATACATCATCAGGCAAAAAATTGAGCGGGCTAAAGAATTACTTTTTTATGATGAACTAAACCTGAGTCAGATTGCCGATCGGTTAGGCTATAGCAGTGTTGCCCACTTATCCGCTCAGTTTAAAAAAGTTACAGGTCTTACACCATCCGAATTGAAAAAGTCAAGGGAGTTTGACAAAGTACGCAAGCCCCTTGACTCGATTCAATAA